ATTTTCTCTATTTTTATCAAAACAATTTCTAACGGATCATTATCAGGCTTAGTATTACAAATTACCGTAAATACTTTCTCTATTTCGCTTTCAGTTAGATCAAAGCCTTTAATCTCGCCATCAATATCTTCTGTTGAACGATTATTAATACCAACTACTGCTGATAATAGTAATCCTCCTTTTAAAATAAAGTTGTCCTTATATTTTGATAGAGAGATTCTTTTTAATAAATCATCTAACATAACTTCTTGCCATAAGCGCCCTATTTCATTACCACTTATATGATTTTGCTGAGCATACTTTCGTATATCTGCCTTAAATTGCTTTTCATCTACGTAATTTTTCACAGTAATACCTCTAAATAACTATTTACCTTATCCATTACTTTAAATTTTTCAGCAAAATCCATCAATGCATTAATATCCTTTTTACTTCTTTTTGCCCATGTTTTATAAGCGTTAGTTATTATTTCAATATCTACCATATTAACAGTGCGTAAAATCTCGGCCAAAGTTCGTTCTGGAGAATATACTTTAATAGTATTTCCGTTAAAGGATTTTGTTTCTGTGATTCCAATATCTTGGAGAGATTTTATTTGATAATGAGCTTTAATATCCAAGTCCAAATTTGCATGATTATAGCCCCTTGGAAAAGTCATATCTAAACTAAAAGGATATTGATCACTTAGATTCCATAAATATAAAGCTGTTTCTAAAGAGTAGACACCTCGTTTATATTTTTGTTGCAGACTATAAAAAATATCTTCCGTAGTGTCAGATTCTTGATATATACCTGGGCGTGTGCGCTCAAGTAATCCTGATTTTAAAGCTAAGTTAATGTTATAACTTGAGATATTATTGTTAATTAACTGATTATGTGTAAGAGTCCCATTATGGTCTCCGGCCAATTTTTTAATTAATGCTTGCTGATTCATAAAAACACCTCTTTTACTTATTTTACTACAGTTAAGTTAGTTGTGCAGTAAAATAAGTAAAAGTGGTAAGACTAAGTAGTATCAGCACTACAGCATTATGTAGTCCGACTATCCAAAATCAATTGTATCTAGAATGTGTTCACGGGTTTCTTGATCTAGTCCTAAATAAGCTAGAGTCATGTCTTCAGATGAGTGATTTAACAACTTCATTACTAAAGCGATATTGTGATTAGTTTGTTCGTAGACGCGATAGGCACCCGTCTTTCTCATCGTGTGTGTACCAAGATAATCGATATTTAGCTTCTTCCCTACTTTATACATAATCATGTAGTAGCGACGCTCATCAATGTGCTTCTCGGGACGTTTAAAAGAGGGAAATAACCATGGGCTGTAAAAGACAGTTTGAGTGGGATTTTCCTTTTGCCACTTTTCTAGCCAATCGTAGTAAGTCTCTAAATCATGTCTAATGGGATTAAGATATAAAGTATTTGGCTTCTTAGTTTTTTTATCTATTATATAGGCGTTTTTCTTAACGCGCCCCCGCTTATCATATACATCTGACTTCTTTAATCGTAGTACATCACTAACTCTAAGCAAGGTAGCCTTACCCGTTTGGAAAATAGTATAGTTCCTGCATCCCAGATCGAAATCTTTCAAAAGAGACTCTTGAACTGAGCGCAAGACCCAAGAATCTTTGATTGGCTTAACTATCTGTCTCATATGCTATTTTATCTCCATGTCGCTAAGTGTATTTAAATATCATAAATGATTAATTATTGACTTAAATAAATTTTAAAGACCACAGAATGCTTCTCTCAGCATCAGTAATCCACATTTTAGCTGTAGTATCATTTTATGATATTTTATAATTATAACACTATTACTTTTTATATATTTAAGAAAATGGCAATATATCAGTATTTTATATAAAAATAGCTAGTGTCATTACCTACTAATGACACTAGCTTCTTTTATTTTTTTGAAAATATTTTTTAGTGAGATATCTTTTTAATAGGTGACCTCACAATAATTGCAATTTCCCAATTTATTATTTATTTAATATACATTCCACTAATTAAATTGTAAATATACTTATTCCTACGGGCAGATTTTTGAGATTAATTTAATTATTATTGTCCCCCTTATAAAAACTAGTCTTTAAAGGTATATTTTTCAACACATTCTTTACCAAACTAACTACTTTTAATTTTTAGACGTGAAGTATAATTAACGGATTCTTATTCAGGTACTTTCACACTGCCCAAGCATTCAAATTAGGAGTTACTGGATCATGAAAATTGGTGTTAGCTTAGTGGGATTTTTGATTTATGAGATGATGTTATTTTATTACTCTTTATCTAAATATCCGATAATCTTAGTAGATCATAAGTAAAAACTAATTAAATTCAAATATAAAACCGCTTGCATATAAAAGAGAATAGACCTACAATGAAAACGTAAAAATAACGTTGTTTTAAGTTTAGGAGGAAATACTATGAGCATTATTAGTCAAAGCAGTAATGGATATTCTGACACGCAGAATCCTAATGCTATGCAATATGCTAGTGGTTGCTGTTCATGTTCATGTTCCTGTTCATGCTCTTGTTCTTGCACAAGTGCAGCTACAGCCAACCTCAAGTAATGATATTGTGTAACTTACTAGGGAGAATACCTTATATTCTCCCTTTTTTGGAGAAACTAATATGAACGAAGCCTTAGTTTTAAAAAATTTGCAGGTTATTTTAAACAAAAAACAAATAATAAATTTTCAAGGTCAAACTATTCGTATTAATCAAGGAGACAAAGTAGCACTACTTGGAAAAAATGGGGCTGGTAAAACCACCCTCATTAATGCAATTATTGGAAAGATTCCCTACGTAGGTCAAATTTATAAAAATTTTGATGATAATGACATAGGGATTGTCTTTCAAAATAATGAATACAGTGACTTAATGAAAGTAAAGGAGTTAATAGACTTAATTTTTAGAAGTAAGCACAATAGGGCTGTTAATTTAAATAAATTTTGTCAGGAATATAATCTAACAGAGTTATTAAACAAATATATTAAAAATATATCTGTTGGTGAAAAACAACGATTAACAATCGGCCTAGTATTGTCCCAAACAAAAAAAATATTTTTTTTAGATGAACTCACATCGGGCCTAGACTATGAAAAAAGAGAGTTTTTAGAAAATGATGTTAAGACAAAAACAAAAGATGCAACTGTCATACAGATAACACACTATTTTGAAGAAATTGAAGATTGGGCTAATAAAATAATAATTTTAGATCAAGGGAAATTATTATTTCAAGGTTCTATTAAAGAGATTTTAAAAGAATATCCTCACTATTCATGTATCAAAGTTGTGAATATAGATAAAAAAATATATCAATCTTTATTAAAAAGATGGCCAGATATACAGATTTATAATAATAGAATTTTTACAAAGAATATAATTCAAAACACTGAAGTGACAAATTTTCTTTCTCAATCTTTAATTCCTTATCAAGTTAAGAAAGGTAATATCTACACAACTTATCTGTTGGTAGTAGGAAAATCAAATGGTACGAAATCTAATTCAAAGTTTGAAAATGCAATTTAGAGTTCCTATAGCTGTATTTTTCTCATTAATATTTCCAATTATCATGATGGTTACTATGCTAATTTCATATGGGAATTTTTCAATAGGAAATGGGCTTCATTTTATTGATAAGTATTTCTTAGTTAGTATAAGTATTGGGATATTACCTTTGGCTCTAATTAGTTTTCCAATTTGGGTATCTGAAAATATACAAAGCAAAGTACTGGAAAGATTACAATATTTAGGCGTTAATACCTATAAATTAATGATTGCGGATTTGCTTTCGTACCTAATTTTAGCTATCCTAGAGATTTTTTTTAATATTTTAGTAGCACGTATTTTATTTAATCTTTCAATTCCTAATTTTCAGTACGTTTTGGCATTTTTTATTCAAAGTATATATTGTATTTTTGTGCTTTTTGTAGTTGGTTTATCTTTCGCTATCATAATACCTAATACAAGAGTAATCATGCCCTTAGGAATGATTATAATGTTTTTGACATATATGTTTATTGGGGTATTTGTTAGATTTAATGAATTACCTAAGAAGATAATTAATATTAGTAATTATCTTCCAATTAAATATATGACAAATAATTTCTTTAGTATTTGGACTGGACGTCAGCTTTGGAATGGTGATTTTTTAAAACTTAATACGCTTTGGATGATAATTACTGTAATTTTGACCTTACTAGTATACAAATTTAAATATAGAGGAGTTACAAAATGAAAAAATTGATGCATAAACAAGAATATAGAATTATCTTAGAAATAATTGGAGGAATAGTATTATCCATAGTAATCAATTTTGTATCTATTAGTATAGGATACACAAAATATTTTTATTTAGATAATTTTAAAAAAGAATATTTTATCAAGCTTTTAGGATTACCAATATATAAAATCTATAATAAAATTGGAACTCCTATTTTAGCTAATATGATATTTATAGGTGTAATTTGCTCCATATTAGTAGTATTTTTAATGGAATTATTTATTGCTAGAAAACAAAGAGGCGCTACGAATGATTGATATTAAACTGAAAGGTATGCTTAACCAACATACTTTGGCCAAAGAAGATTTACATAATATTTCAAATAGTGATAATCATAATGTGTATTCTCAACTAATACTAGCTAATGCTAATTCTGAGATGCTAAGCTACATGTTAAATCTAAATCATCAAAAATTAAATGATTTTAAAAGTATGTTAGCTTACAATCAAATAAATGAAGCGGGTTTAATAAACGAAGCACAATATTTAAATGAGGTATCCGATTCATCCGTTATAAAATTACCAGCACCTAAAAGACAAATAGGAGTAAGTATTACCAAAGTTCTTTCCAAAAGACATAGTTGTCGAAAATTTAGTAGTATTCCCATTTCTAAACGTGTCCTCTCTACGTTGCTACATTATTCTTGGGGTACATCTCCAAGAAAAATATACACGGACAGTCTTACGATAAACACGAGATATTATGCGTCTGGTGGTGGATTGTATCCTATTAAAGTATATATCTATTGCAATAATGTTGAAGACATGAAGTCGGGTTTTTATCTGTACCAGCCTTTATCTAATACTTTACTTCCATTATCGCAAGATAAAGCTATAAATATTGATAATTTTTACGAGGGAGAAGGGATAGAGGTTTCTTCTTCTAATTTGAGCGTATTTTATGGTTTTAGAGTGAGTTCATTATATTTAAAATATGGAGAATTATCATTATTACTGGCTATAGCAGAAGTTGGGGAGATGTCTCAAAATTTTGATTTAGTGGCTACATCATTAGGCTTATCTGGTTGTACCATTGCGGGTTTTAAAAAAAGATATATAGAAAATATATTAGATTTTGATCATATTGATGAACATATATTGTTAAGCAGTATTTGTGGAAAAGAGTAATAATTATGAATACATATATCAAACCACAGAATGTGTATATTGAAAATTTAAGTGATAGATTTAAAATTTCAAAAGGATTCTTACATAAACAAACCCTAGTGATTGATAAAGAAAAAAGCAGTAATGCATTTGTAGATGCATTTGAAACATTTATAAGAAATGGAACAATTTCTGTAAAAATAGATAGCGACATAGATAAAGACTTTAAAAAATTAGCCCAATTTGATCTTATTCATTTCGAAATCGAAGAAAAGAGCAAAAATTTTATAGTAGCAGAAAGAAATGCTATAGATTTCTTGAAAAAATATCTAAATATAAATTCAACAGTAGTCGCACCAGATAGTATATTATCTTCTGATGATGTAAATACATTAGTAAATCAAAAGGATAGAGAATTATCAAAAAGTATTAGTGATAGAGTTGTAAAGAATATAGGAGATAGTAATCTATACGTTATTCTACCTTATAATAGAGAAAAAATTATTCAAGCTATTAACATATTAACTAAAATAAAAAATATGCCATATACATTAATATTTTTTGATAATAGAAACTTATTTGCTACAAATATAGTTCACGGAGAGACAGGTTGCTATGAATGTTTAGCAGATTCTATAATTTCGAAGTTTCCCAAGGATATGGAATATTATAGAAATCATTATTTTATTAAGTCACCCGAAAAATTCGATATTTCAATTTACGGGGTTATCATTAGTATTTTAAATAATGAATTGAAAAACGTAAACCTTTATGGAGATACTGCACTTAGAGGAAATGTTTTCCATCTTTACTTACCTACATACGAAAGCGATTTCGACTTTAATAAAAGACAAACAAG
This region of Lactobacillus intestinalis genomic DNA includes:
- a CDS encoding LlsX family protein is translated as MKKLMHKQEYRIILEIIGGIVLSIVINFVSISIGYTKYFYLDNFKKEYFIKLLGLPIYKIYNKIGTPILANMIFIGVICSILVVFLMELFIARKQRGATND
- a CDS encoding tyrosine-type recombinase/integrase, with the protein product MRQIVKPIKDSWVLRSVQESLLKDFDLGCRNYTIFQTGKATLLRVSDVLRLKKSDVYDKRGRVKKNAYIIDKKTKKPNTLYLNPIRHDLETYYDWLEKWQKENPTQTVFYSPWLFPSFKRPEKHIDERRYYMIMYKVGKKLNIDYLGTHTMRKTGAYRVYEQTNHNIALVMKLLNHSSEDMTLAYLGLDQETREHILDTIDFG
- a CDS encoding SagB family peptide dehydrogenase, which translates into the protein MIDIKLKGMLNQHTLAKEDLHNISNSDNHNVYSQLILANANSEMLSYMLNLNHQKLNDFKSMLAYNQINEAGLINEAQYLNEVSDSSVIKLPAPKRQIGVSITKVLSKRHSCRKFSSIPISKRVLSTLLHYSWGTSPRKIYTDSLTINTRYYASGGGLYPIKVYIYCNNVEDMKSGFYLYQPLSNTLLPLSQDKAINIDNFYEGEGIEVSSSNLSVFYGFRVSSLYLKYGELSLLLAIAEVGEMSQNFDLVATSLGLSGCTIAGFKKRYIENILDFDHIDEHILLSSICGKE
- a CDS encoding type IV toxin-antitoxin system AbiEi family antitoxin domain-containing protein, producing the protein MNQQALIKKLAGDHNGTLTHNQLINNNISSYNINLALKSGLLERTRPGIYQESDTTEDIFYSLQQKYKRGVYSLETALYLWNLSDQYPFSLDMTFPRGYNHANLDLDIKAHYQIKSLQDIGITETKSFNGNTIKVYSPERTLAEILRTVNMVDIEIITNAYKTWAKRSKKDINALMDFAEKFKVMDKVNSYLEVLL
- a CDS encoding ABC transporter permease, whose protein sequence is MVRNLIQSLKMQFRVPIAVFFSLIFPIIMMVTMLISYGNFSIGNGLHFIDKYFLVSISIGILPLALISFPIWVSENIQSKVLERLQYLGVNTYKLMIADLLSYLILAILEIFFNILVARILFNLSIPNFQYVLAFFIQSIYCIFVLFVVGLSFAIIIPNTRVIMPLGMIIMFLTYMFIGVFVRFNELPKKIINISNYLPIKYMTNNFFSIWTGRQLWNGDFLKLNTLWMIITVILTLLVYKFKYRGVTK
- a CDS encoding ATP-binding cassette domain-containing protein — protein: MNEALVLKNLQVILNKKQIINFQGQTIRINQGDKVALLGKNGAGKTTLINAIIGKIPYVGQIYKNFDDNDIGIVFQNNEYSDLMKVKELIDLIFRSKHNRAVNLNKFCQEYNLTELLNKYIKNISVGEKQRLTIGLVLSQTKKIFFLDELTSGLDYEKREFLENDVKTKTKDATVIQITHYFEEIEDWANKIIILDQGKLLFQGSIKEILKEYPHYSCIKVVNIDKKIYQSLLKRWPDIQIYNNRIFTKNIIQNTEVTNFLSQSLIPYQVKKGNIYTTYLLVVGKSNGTKSNSKFENAI
- a CDS encoding listeriolysin S family TOMM bacteriocin, with the protein product MSIISQSSNGYSDTQNPNAMQYASGCCSCSCSCSCSCSCTSAATANLK